In a genomic window of Mucilaginibacter sp. KACC 22063:
- the aroC gene encoding chorismate synthase, with protein sequence MAGNTFGQLFKITTFGESHGEAIGVIIDGCPAQLEIDIDFIQAELDKRKPGQSKITTQRKESDTVKILSGVFEGKTTGTPIAMIIPNEDQRSKDYSHNTDVFRPSHADYTYHAKYGIRDHRGGGRSSARETAARVAAGAVAKLLLLKAGINVIAHVSSVGKIDAPNVDITNPQEFIEQRELNIVRCADPATAEEMIEKIDRIRKQGDTIGGKISCYITNCPVGLGEPVFDKLHADLGKAMLSINAVHGFEYGSGFTGSEMQGSEHNDRFVNEPGTGKIKTLTNYSGGIQGGISNGMPIEFKVAFKPVATIMQNQATVDADGNAAEIQGKGRHDPCVVPRAVPIVEAMAALVIADHWLRNKTAVV encoded by the coding sequence ATGGCAGGCAATACCTTTGGGCAGCTTTTTAAAATAACAACATTCGGCGAATCGCATGGCGAAGCTATAGGCGTAATTATCGATGGTTGCCCGGCACAGCTGGAAATAGATATTGATTTTATACAGGCAGAACTGGATAAGCGTAAACCTGGCCAGTCTAAAATCACTACCCAACGCAAAGAGAGTGATACGGTAAAAATCTTATCGGGTGTGTTTGAAGGAAAAACCACAGGCACACCTATTGCCATGATTATTCCTAACGAAGATCAACGTTCAAAGGATTACAGCCATAATACCGATGTTTTCCGCCCATCGCATGCCGATTATACTTACCATGCTAAATACGGCATCCGCGACCATCGTGGAGGTGGCCGTTCATCTGCACGCGAAACTGCGGCACGCGTAGCAGCAGGTGCTGTTGCCAAATTGTTACTTCTAAAAGCCGGTATTAATGTAATTGCGCACGTAAGCAGCGTAGGTAAAATTGATGCTCCTAATGTTGATATTACTAATCCGCAGGAATTTATTGAACAACGAGAACTGAATATAGTACGTTGTGCTGACCCGGCTACCGCCGAAGAAATGATCGAAAAAATTGATCGCATTCGTAAACAGGGTGATACCATCGGCGGTAAGATCAGTTGCTACATCACCAACTGCCCTGTTGGTTTGGGCGAACCGGTTTTTGATAAATTACATGCCGATTTAGGCAAGGCAATGTTAAGTATTAATGCGGTTCACGGTTTCGAATATGGTTCAGGTTTCACTGGCAGCGAAATGCAGGGATCTGAACATAACGACCGCTTTGTAAACGAACCCGGTACCGGCAAAATTAAAACACTGACCAATTACTCGGGTGGTATACAGGGAGGTATCAGTAACGGCATGCCTATCGAATTTAAAGTGGCATTTAAACCCGTGGCCACCATTATGCAAAATCAGGCAACTGTTGACGCGGATGGTAATGCTGCCGAAATACAAGGCAAAGGCCGCCACGACCCTTGTGTTGTACCCCGTGCCGTTCCAATTGTTGAAGCAATGGCGGCTTTGGTAATTGCCGACCACTGGCTCAGAAATAAAACAGCTGTTGTTTAA
- a CDS encoding MDR family MFS transporter — MIQLYRKAYSGLSKKSWLLSLVVLINRSGTMVLPFMTIYCTQRLHFSIVQAGTIMALFGAGSITGAFIGGKITDRFGFYDVQVGSLLSAGLLFILLGYQTSFYPICIVVFILSACNDAFRPANSSAIAHYSDADNKTRSYSLNRLAVNLGWAFGGALGGFLAAHNYHLLFWVDGCTNLLSGMMLLKLLPRVKKEKPASHHAEDTKASPYKDTVYMLFILFTCMYGFCFFQLFTMQPVFYKIKWHLNEELIGALMALNGLLITFVEMILIHRLEGRRHPLLFIVSGVAMVGLGLTFVNWLPASALSALMVIITITFGEMFSMPFMNAFWVQRTNDKNRGQYAALYTMAWSAAQILAPSIGSQIIAFSGFNALWWTLGIVCALACLGYYILYKYYFQSKAVQQLA; from the coding sequence ATGATCCAACTTTACCGCAAAGCATATTCGGGGCTATCTAAAAAAAGCTGGCTGCTTTCGCTTGTGGTGCTTATCAACCGCAGCGGTACCATGGTTTTACCTTTCATGACCATTTATTGCACCCAGCGTTTGCATTTTAGTATTGTGCAGGCAGGTACTATCATGGCGCTATTCGGTGCAGGATCAATTACCGGTGCATTCATCGGCGGTAAAATAACAGACCGCTTCGGCTTTTACGATGTGCAGGTAGGCTCTTTGCTTAGTGCAGGGCTGTTGTTCATTTTATTGGGTTACCAAACATCGTTCTACCCCATTTGCATTGTGGTATTTATTTTAAGCGCCTGCAATGATGCTTTCCGCCCGGCAAATTCGTCAGCTATTGCACATTACAGTGATGCCGATAATAAAACCCGGTCCTACTCGCTCAACCGGCTTGCCGTAAACCTGGGTTGGGCATTTGGTGGTGCATTGGGAGGCTTCTTAGCAGCTCACAACTATCACTTACTGTTCTGGGTTGATGGTTGCACCAACCTGCTATCGGGCATGATGTTATTGAAGCTATTACCGAGAGTAAAAAAGGAAAAGCCTGCATCACACCATGCAGAGGATACAAAAGCTTCGCCCTATAAAGATACCGTTTACATGCTGTTCATTCTGTTTACCTGCATGTATGGCTTCTGCTTCTTCCAACTGTTTACCATGCAGCCGGTATTTTATAAAATAAAATGGCACCTTAACGAGGAACTCATTGGTGCATTAATGGCATTAAACGGCTTGCTCATCACCTTTGTAGAAATGATCCTGATCCATAGGCTCGAAGGCAGGAGGCATCCTTTGCTTTTTATTGTAAGTGGCGTAGCTATGGTAGGCCTTGGTTTAACCTTTGTAAACTGGTTGCCTGCCTCCGCGTTATCGGCGTTGATGGTAATTATCACCATTACCTTTGGCGAAATGTTTAGCATGCCATTCATGAATGCTTTTTGGGTACAGCGTACAAACGATAAAAACCGGGGGCAGTATGCCGCTTTGTATACTATGGCCTGGTCTGCCGCACAGATACTGGCACCGTCAATTGGCAGTCAGATCATTGCATTTTCGGGTTTTAATGCCCTGTGGTGGACATTAGGAATCGTATGCGCTTTAGCTTGTTTAGGTTATTACATTTTGTATAAATACTATTTTCAAAGCAAAGCAGTACAGCAGTTAGCGTAA
- a CDS encoding HAD family hydrolase, with amino-acid sequence MYKALILDLDNTIFKSKTISDDVFAEIKTLMHEYRGNISNEQLDEIWDQLSRTPFQKIADNYPFKEGFKEKGIEILKETVYNGTATPYKDYELIQSIPLEKYLVTFGFVKLQNSKVDALGIRGDFKEVHIVDPELRPITKKDIFQQIMDEHGYSKEDLLVIGDDPESEIKAAKELKIKTYLYDPESRFKTGTADYHEQNYKLLLKLVEKK; translated from the coding sequence ATGTATAAAGCACTGATCTTAGACCTCGACAATACCATTTTTAAAAGTAAGACCATCTCTGATGATGTATTCGCCGAAATTAAAACCTTGATGCATGAGTACCGCGGCAACATCAGCAACGAACAACTGGATGAAATATGGGACCAGCTTTCGCGTACGCCATTTCAGAAAATAGCCGACAATTATCCGTTTAAAGAGGGGTTTAAAGAAAAAGGTATTGAAATACTGAAAGAAACCGTCTACAATGGCACTGCCACTCCTTATAAAGATTATGAACTGATACAATCCATCCCACTTGAAAAATATCTGGTTACTTTTGGTTTCGTCAAATTACAGAACAGTAAAGTTGATGCATTGGGTATCAGAGGCGATTTTAAAGAAGTACATATTGTTGATCCCGAACTAAGGCCAATTACCAAGAAAGATATCTTTCAGCAGATTATGGATGAGCACGGTTACAGTAAGGAAGACCTGCTGGTAATTGGCGATGATCCTGAATCTGAAATAAAGGCTGCAAAAGAACTAAAGATCAAAACATACTTATATGACCCTGAAAGCCGCTTTAAAACCGGCACCGCTGATTACCATGAACAGAATTATAAACTGTTGCTGAAGCTGGTGGAAAAGAAATAA